In Panicum virgatum strain AP13 chromosome 4N, P.virgatum_v5, whole genome shotgun sequence, a single window of DNA contains:
- the LOC120671346 gene encoding 50S ribosomal protein L35, chloroplastic-like, which translates to MALSLSLARAAPLAVSAGAGARRIPAASLAFPPKSFFGAPLAATAASVASPLPRRPATSTSLEVVAAGKKGYKMKTHKASAKRFRVTGRGKIVRRCAGKQHLLGKKNTKRKKRLSKMVQVNKSDYDNVTGALPYLKVNRKVD; encoded by the exons ATGGCGCTGTCCCTCTccctcgcgcgcgccgcgcccctCGCCGTCTCCGCGGGCGCCGGGGCCAGGAGGATCCCCGCCGCCAGCCTCGCCTTCCCTCCCAAGTCCTTCTTCGGCGCGCcgctggccgccaccgccgcctccgtcgcgtCGCCGCTCCCGCGCAGGCCGGCtacctccacctcgctcgaggtcGTCGCGGCGGGGAAGAAGGGGTACAAGATGAAGACCCACAAG GCGTCGGCGAAGCGGTTCAGGGTGACGGGGAGGGGCAAGATCGTGCGCCGGTGCGCCGGGAAGCAGCACCTGCTCGGCAAGAAGAACACCAAGCGCAAGAAGAGGCTCTCCAAGATG GTCCAAGTAAACAAGAGTGACTACGACAATGTGACAGGCGCACTGCCCTACCTCAAAGTGAATAGGAAAGTAGACTGA